From one Thalassospira lucentensis genomic stretch:
- a CDS encoding DNA polymerase IV: MIYALCPDCHHKWRFHADRPLAKSGQGAYVPCPVCGGKRGIAHAELPDLLIGHLDCDAFYASIEKRDRPELIDQPVIIGGGHRGVVSTCCYVARKFGVRSAMPAFKARELCPNGVFLKPDMAKYQREGYRVRDMMRAITPDIEPLSIDEAFLDLTNAQEAHGKTAAECLIELQAQIRRDVGITVSIGLSYNKFLAKIASDLNKPFGFSMIGAAEAVSFLADKPVRMMWGVGPAMERKLRDDGITTIGQMQELDIHALQGRYGSIGKRFFHFSRGQDNRRVEQSSERKSLSSETTFNEDISDLDELVDIAKRLTARVASDLARKEIAGHTVVLKLKSADFKTRTRNMRLTYPTLREDLILETALTLLKKEVDGTRYRLLGVGVADLFPADTADPADLFGEAEETAPVELTEDNGESTLPPARLIPQIPRPTAEQLRESLTRRYRLHKKTSRQHRFGF; the protein is encoded by the coding sequence ATGATCTATGCGCTTTGCCCCGATTGCCATCACAAATGGCGCTTCCACGCAGACCGTCCGCTTGCCAAAAGCGGCCAAGGGGCCTATGTACCCTGCCCGGTCTGTGGGGGAAAACGCGGGATTGCGCATGCGGAGTTGCCCGATCTTCTGATCGGCCATCTGGATTGCGATGCCTTTTATGCCTCTATCGAAAAGCGCGACCGGCCTGAACTGATTGATCAGCCCGTCATCATTGGCGGCGGACATCGCGGGGTTGTTTCCACCTGTTGTTATGTTGCACGCAAATTCGGCGTGCGATCCGCGATGCCCGCCTTCAAGGCGCGGGAATTATGTCCGAATGGCGTTTTCCTGAAACCCGACATGGCGAAATATCAACGCGAGGGATACCGGGTACGTGACATGATGCGTGCCATAACCCCGGACATTGAACCGCTTTCAATTGACGAGGCGTTTCTTGATCTGACCAACGCGCAAGAAGCGCATGGCAAAACAGCCGCCGAATGCCTGATCGAACTTCAGGCGCAAATCCGGCGCGATGTCGGCATCACGGTTTCCATCGGGCTTTCCTACAACAAGTTTCTGGCCAAGATCGCATCAGACCTCAATAAACCGTTCGGTTTTTCAATGATCGGCGCGGCAGAAGCCGTATCGTTCCTTGCCGATAAACCGGTACGCATGATGTGGGGCGTTGGACCGGCGATGGAGCGCAAGCTGCGCGACGATGGCATCACCACCATCGGACAGATGCAGGAACTTGATATACATGCCTTGCAGGGCCGTTACGGCAGCATTGGCAAACGGTTCTTCCATTTTTCTCGCGGGCAGGACAATCGCCGGGTCGAACAAAGCAGCGAACGTAAAAGCCTGTCATCGGAAACCACGTTTAACGAAGACATTTCCGACCTCGATGAACTGGTCGATATCGCCAAACGCCTGACGGCACGTGTTGCCAGTGACCTCGCACGCAAGGAAATCGCGGGCCATACCGTTGTCCTAAAACTGAAATCAGCCGATTTCAAAACGCGGACGCGCAACATGCGCCTGACCTACCCGACATTGCGCGAGGATCTGATCCTTGAAACCGCCCTGACGCTTTTGAAAAAGGAAGTTGATGGCACGCGTTATCGCCTGTTGGGTGTTGGCGTTGCCGATCTTTTTCCGGCTGATACAGCCGACCCTGCCGATCTGTTTGGCGAAGCCGAAGAAACCGCACCCGTCGAACTGACCGAGGATAACGGCGAAAGCACCCTGCCCCCGGCCCGCCTGATCCCGCAAATCCCGCGGCCGACGGCGGAACAATTGCGCGAAAGCCTGACACGGCGGTATCGCCTGCATAAAAAAACATCGCGCCAGCATCGTTTCGGGTTTTAG
- a CDS encoding EAL domain-containing protein: MIEPKQYGQQALQEYLMLDYVQRLETRKFGHRAVHIHLSRLKPFHRRDYHIRVATNTFESYVKLYVGRIFVLSNNDLLFIWKDKSIADVEPAVDTLRYLFRDDPLSQDESEETGFCTWYNLNTEFQEFLLLCQHLDERAKKLQQSNNLRPVQKPIDALSPINAENLAQLEDTIHSADLSEHIRQQPVCVFARAGSKELHPVFDEFFVSIADLRNAIMPNIDLASNRWLFQHMTEVLDKRMLNYLCKRTFKTHATSFSINLNLETLTSRDFERFDEVVRKKWPGNVILELNQVDLFSNLETYLRLRDEFHERGYRVLIDNLTVEALSFVDRKSLKADFIKVAWREEMTDNVIRKKYSEMDNLVKNSGRERVILCRCDSPTAIKFGQSLGITLFQGRYIDNMIARQRRAKRAAAAQKR, from the coding sequence TTGATTGAGCCGAAACAATATGGCCAACAGGCCCTTCAGGAATACCTGATGCTTGACTATGTCCAGCGCCTGGAAACCCGTAAATTCGGGCACCGCGCTGTTCATATTCATTTGTCACGGCTTAAACCCTTCCACCGGCGAGACTATCATATTCGCGTCGCGACCAATACTTTCGAAAGCTATGTAAAGCTTTATGTCGGCCGTATTTTCGTACTGAGCAACAACGACCTTCTGTTCATTTGGAAAGACAAATCGATTGCCGATGTCGAGCCGGCTGTAGATACCCTGCGCTATCTTTTTCGCGATGATCCGCTATCCCAGGACGAAAGCGAAGAAACCGGTTTTTGCACATGGTACAACCTGAATACGGAATTTCAGGAATTCCTGCTTCTTTGCCAGCACCTTGATGAACGCGCCAAAAAACTGCAGCAAAGCAACAACCTGCGTCCGGTGCAAAAACCGATTGATGCACTAAGCCCGATCAATGCGGAAAATCTGGCACAGCTCGAAGACACCATTCATTCCGCCGACCTGTCCGAACATATCCGTCAACAACCGGTTTGCGTCTTTGCCCGTGCCGGGTCGAAGGAACTGCATCCGGTTTTCGACGAGTTTTTTGTCTCGATCGCCGATCTTCGCAACGCGATAATGCCCAATATAGACCTCGCATCAAATCGCTGGCTGTTCCAGCACATGACCGAAGTACTTGATAAACGCATGCTGAACTATCTGTGCAAGCGGACTTTCAAGACACATGCCACTTCGTTCTCGATCAACCTTAATCTCGAAACACTGACATCCCGTGACTTCGAGCGCTTTGATGAAGTTGTCCGCAAAAAATGGCCCGGCAATGTGATCCTTGAGCTTAATCAGGTTGATCTGTTTTCGAACCTCGAAACCTATTTGCGGCTGCGCGATGAATTCCATGAACGCGGCTATCGCGTTTTGATCGACAACCTGACTGTTGAAGCCCTATCGTTTGTTGATCGCAAAAGCCTTAAGGCCGATTTCATCAAGGTCGCCTGGCGCGAAGAAATGACCGACAACGTCATCCGCAAGAAATACTCCGAAATGGACAATCTTGTGAAAAACTCTGGTCGGGAGCGCGTGATCCTGTGTCGTTGCGACAGTCCGACCGCAATCAAATTCGGCCAATCGCTGGGGATTACCCTGTTCCAGGGTCGCTATATCGACAATATGATCGCCCGCCAGCGCCGGGCCAAACGCGCGGCCGCCGCCCAGAAACGCTGA
- a CDS encoding tetratricopeptide repeat protein, with protein sequence MKVSAMRTGDWLRIGGRSLAVIGMVSWVSGCAPLLDQDFWDEATSFTDENYTANGLQQLATGDYASAEKFFDEALRKNPQDGHALLWRSVLYQNTNRADRARDGYDTLIAMNPPGTVLMTTASGTQPRPLRDAAEFNLMRLQRGLPGSLSINDQIATAPAGLGTATQPMVAQSNALAATPMVAGAGARVRTADMPAGAALSAGDEAIAKRFATMRDLQAAGLVTPEEYSARRSANLGALLPMSQPAPSAFLDNPPPDSAQVEQRLNQLNRALQIGAITVQEHVNERTTILDALLPAQPRQRATPPPAPQGLMDAARQIARIEDLSQMKLVTPDEFKRERDAIEAAIVEPAQANVTTLSSGEPVRRVATGESRAVQSGGEMAAAPKAASSLAATAGGKSVHLASYRSQAQAERGWQILTQRYTQLASLQHGVTQATIPGKGTYFRLMATGLSDSSASSICAELKRSGQFCEVK encoded by the coding sequence ATGAAGGTATCCGCAATGCGGACCGGAGACTGGCTGAGGATCGGCGGCAGAAGCCTTGCCGTTATCGGCATGGTTTCATGGGTGTCTGGCTGTGCGCCACTGCTTGATCAGGATTTCTGGGACGAGGCAACGTCGTTTACCGATGAAAATTACACCGCCAATGGATTGCAACAGTTGGCGACCGGTGATTATGCGTCGGCCGAAAAATTCTTTGACGAGGCGCTGCGCAAGAATCCCCAGGACGGACATGCACTTTTGTGGCGGTCCGTTTTGTACCAGAACACCAACCGGGCGGATCGGGCACGTGATGGCTATGATACGCTGATTGCGATGAACCCGCCCGGAACGGTCTTGATGACAACCGCCAGCGGGACGCAACCGCGCCCGTTGCGGGATGCTGCCGAATTCAATCTCATGCGTCTGCAGCGTGGCCTTCCAGGTTCGCTTAGCATCAACGACCAGATTGCCACTGCACCGGCCGGACTTGGCACCGCAACCCAACCAATGGTCGCGCAATCAAATGCTTTGGCTGCAACGCCGATGGTTGCGGGCGCAGGGGCACGCGTGCGCACGGCAGATATGCCTGCTGGTGCGGCATTAAGCGCCGGTGACGAGGCCATTGCAAAACGGTTTGCGACGATGCGTGATTTGCAGGCCGCAGGTCTTGTCACACCAGAAGAATATTCGGCTCGCCGTTCGGCCAATTTGGGTGCACTTCTGCCAATGAGCCAGCCGGCACCGTCGGCCTTTCTGGATAACCCGCCCCCCGACAGCGCACAGGTCGAGCAGCGTTTGAACCAGCTGAACCGTGCGCTTCAGATTGGTGCCATCACGGTGCAGGAACATGTTAACGAGCGCACGACAATTCTTGATGCACTTCTGCCTGCGCAGCCACGCCAGCGTGCAACACCGCCCCCGGCGCCACAGGGGTTGATGGATGCCGCCCGCCAGATCGCGCGGATCGAGGATTTGTCGCAGATGAAACTGGTAACGCCCGATGAATTCAAGCGCGAGCGCGATGCCATCGAGGCCGCAATAGTTGAACCGGCGCAGGCAAATGTTACGACGCTGAGCTCCGGTGAACCGGTTCGTCGTGTTGCGACGGGTGAAAGTCGCGCGGTCCAGTCCGGCGGCGAGATGGCGGCTGCACCGAAGGCGGCAAGTTCGTTAGCTGCAACCGCAGGCGGCAAAAGCGTGCATCTGGCATCTTATCGCAGTCAGGCACAGGCTGAACGCGGCTGGCAAATTCTGACGCAACGCTATACCCAGCTTGCATCGCTTCAGCATGGTGTGACACAGGCAACCATTCCGGGCAAGGGCACCTATTTCCGACTGATGGCAACCGGGCTTAGCGATAGTTCCGCCAGTTCGATTTGTGCAGAACTGAAACGTAGCGGGCAGTTCTGCGAGGTTAAATAA
- a CDS encoding SAM-dependent chlorinase/fluorinase, protein MAAYYPAFDLNRLFTAGFPIDRTSDMILIFSDFGVTGPYSGAMRAVVHREAPDVTVCDLMVDAPDRNPKASAYLLAALSREFHPGDVVLCVVDPGVGSQRRGLVVECDGVLFVGPDNGLFEILIRRAGKCRVKVINWYPANASASFHGRDIFAPVACMIAKGEPVALADIDPAQRYVPAQSWPDELSEIIYVDTYGNLMTGLVAAPGWQNRNLSLLINGQLLSPARTFSDVELGHGFHYRNSIGLCEIAVNCGRADQVFGAEIGTAVFIRD, encoded by the coding sequence ATGGCAGCATATTACCCGGCCTTTGATCTGAACCGGCTATTTACTGCCGGTTTTCCGATTGACCGGACATCCGACATGATCCTGATTTTCAGCGATTTTGGTGTAACGGGCCCTTATAGTGGGGCCATGCGCGCGGTTGTTCATCGCGAGGCGCCTGATGTAACGGTTTGCGATCTGATGGTGGATGCACCGGATCGCAATCCCAAGGCTTCGGCGTATCTTCTGGCGGCACTCTCACGCGAATTTCATCCCGGCGACGTTGTTCTTTGTGTTGTTGATCCCGGTGTTGGCAGCCAACGGCGCGGCCTTGTTGTTGAATGTGACGGTGTATTATTTGTCGGGCCGGATAACGGGTTATTTGAGATCCTGATCCGGCGGGCCGGGAAATGTCGTGTCAAAGTTATCAACTGGTATCCTGCTAACGCATCGGCCAGCTTTCACGGACGCGATATTTTTGCCCCGGTCGCCTGTATGATTGCGAAGGGCGAGCCGGTCGCGCTAGCCGATATTGATCCAGCACAGCGCTATGTTCCTGCACAGAGCTGGCCTGACGAACTTTCGGAAATCATTTATGTCGACACATACGGTAACCTGATGACTGGGCTTGTTGCCGCACCGGGCTGGCAGAATCGTAACCTGTCGCTTCTTATTAACGGGCAGCTACTTTCGCCCGCACGGACGTTTTCAGATGTTGAACTTGGACATGGATTTCATTATCGCAATTCAATCGGGCTTTGCGAAATTGCCGTGAATTGCGGTCGGGCGGATCAGGTTTTCGGCGCAGAGATTGGTACAGCGGTTTTCATCAGAGATTAG
- a CDS encoding MBL fold metallo-hydrolase, translating to MAIDVKFWGVRGSIACPSPDHVVYGGNTSCVEMRIGDQTLIFDAGTGIRNLGKDLIRRKVTEASIYLTHTHWDHINGFPFFVPAYNPVARFHVLAGHLTEQGGVERVFSAQMADPTFPVPLSAMKSKLTFEDFPVGSVLNPADGIVIRTAPLRHPNGATAYRVEYAGKSVCYVTDTEHVPDQPDEVILDFIQNADLVIYDSTYTDEEFPAKVGWGHSTWQEGVRLCRAANAKRLALFHHDPDHNDGAMTVIEQKARSQWSNTFAARDEMVVVIE from the coding sequence ATGGCAATTGACGTCAAGTTCTGGGGAGTTCGCGGAAGCATTGCCTGTCCGTCGCCCGATCATGTTGTTTATGGCGGCAATACCAGCTGTGTCGAAATGCGGATCGGAGATCAGACACTGATCTTTGATGCGGGTACCGGTATTCGAAACCTTGGCAAGGATCTGATCCGGCGCAAGGTCACAGAGGCCAGCATTTATCTGACTCACACCCACTGGGATCATATCAATGGCTTTCCCTTCTTTGTCCCGGCTTATAATCCGGTCGCACGGTTCCATGTTCTGGCAGGGCACCTGACGGAGCAGGGCGGGGTTGAGCGCGTGTTTTCGGCCCAGATGGCTGACCCGACATTTCCGGTACCGTTATCGGCAATGAAGTCAAAGCTGACATTCGAAGATTTTCCGGTTGGCTCTGTCCTTAACCCGGCCGACGGGATTGTGATACGGACAGCACCATTGCGCCACCCGAATGGTGCTACAGCTTATCGGGTCGAATATGCTGGCAAGTCGGTTTGCTATGTTACCGATACCGAACATGTCCCCGATCAACCTGATGAGGTGATCCTGGACTTTATCCAGAATGCCGATCTGGTGATCTATGACAGTACTTACACCGACGAAGAGTTTCCGGCCAAAGTCGGGTGGGGGCATTCAACCTGGCAGGAAGGTGTTCGGCTATGCCGTGCGGCAAATGCCAAACGCCTTGCCCTTTTCCATCATGATCCCGATCACAATGATGGGGCAATGACCGTGATCGAGCAAAAAGCACGTTCCCAATGGTCAAATACCTTTGCCGCGCGCGATGAAATGGTTGTTGTGATCGAATAG
- a CDS encoding flagellar motor protein MotB: MMARRKSPMGQRKDEPVDEDWMATYADAITLLMAFFVMLVSFSKVEIPLFEKVQSGIAEQIGKRDIVRPTQVLETDLKDVVFNMSMDSAVNVSTDDEGILMELGGGSFFHPGSANLTQDAVLFLKDVGDLLKEPRYLGFQIEVTGHTDDSPISTPRFPSNWELAAGRAIAVVRFLTAVGVDPESDRMRAISYGDTKPKLPNRDDDGNPIEENREANRRIDIRVFPKYSRVF; the protein is encoded by the coding sequence ATGATGGCCCGGCGCAAGTCACCCATGGGGCAACGCAAGGACGAACCGGTCGACGAAGACTGGATGGCGACCTATGCGGACGCAATCACGCTTCTGATGGCATTCTTTGTCATGCTGGTCAGCTTTTCAAAAGTTGAAATTCCGCTGTTTGAAAAGGTCCAGTCCGGTATCGCAGAACAGATCGGCAAGCGCGATATTGTGCGCCCGACCCAGGTCCTTGAAACCGACCTGAAGGATGTCGTCTTCAATATGTCTATGGACAGTGCTGTCAATGTTTCGACAGATGATGAAGGTATCCTGATGGAACTTGGCGGCGGTTCATTCTTTCATCCCGGTTCGGCCAATCTGACACAGGATGCCGTACTTTTCCTGAAGGATGTCGGTGATCTTTTAAAGGAACCCCGATACCTTGGCTTTCAGATCGAGGTCACCGGGCATACCGATGACAGCCCGATTAGCACACCACGCTTCCCGTCAAACTGGGAACTGGCAGCCGGGCGGGCCATTGCCGTTGTCCGTTTTCTAACCGCCGTCGGGGTTGATCCTGAAAGTGATCGCATGCGGGCAATTTCCTATGGCGATACCAAGCCGAAATTGCCAAACCGTGATGACGACGGCAATCCGATCGAGGAAAACCGCGAAGCAAACCGGCGCATTGATATCCGCGTATTCCCGAAATATTCGCGCGTCTTCTGA
- a CDS encoding motility protein A yields the protein MSFTTILGIMVGLGLFIGSIFISTDNYFVFISLSSALMVIGGTLAATFIAYEARYVLLALKLIFKIFRAPQMGRGQLTGEVGRVVKWGYLLQKKGINALEQEAQRVGKDEPFLGWAMEVVITGYNGDETAEMLHNAIENAFNRNLVPVSILKNMAGAAPAFGMIGTLVGLVIMLDKMADDPTQLGAGLAIALITTLYGIVAARFFFMPAASKIQQREEIMRFRNYLIAEGLIMLADRKGPRAIQDKMNSFLDPAIHFNIDKSAK from the coding sequence ATGTCGTTTACGACAATTTTGGGGATTATGGTCGGACTGGGGCTATTCATTGGCTCAATTTTCATTTCGACCGACAACTATTTTGTTTTCATAAGCCTGTCGAGTGCGTTGATGGTTATCGGCGGCACATTGGCAGCGACCTTTATTGCCTATGAAGCGCGCTATGTTCTGCTCGCGCTGAAACTTATCTTTAAAATCTTTCGGGCACCGCAAATGGGCCGTGGCCAACTGACCGGCGAAGTCGGCCGCGTGGTCAAATGGGGCTATCTGCTTCAGAAAAAAGGCATCAACGCGCTGGAACAGGAAGCACAGCGTGTCGGCAAGGATGAGCCGTTCCTGGGTTGGGCGATGGAAGTCGTGATCACCGGATATAACGGTGATGAAACCGCCGAAATGCTTCATAATGCGATTGAAAACGCGTTCAACCGTAATCTGGTGCCGGTTTCCATCCTGAAAAACATGGCAGGTGCCGCACCGGCATTTGGCATGATCGGGACATTGGTTGGTCTGGTGATCATGCTTGATAAAATGGCTGACGACCCAACACAGCTTGGTGCGGGTCTTGCGATTGCGCTGATCACGACGCTTTACGGGATCGTTGCCGCCCGGTTCTTTTTCATGCCGGCCGCCAGCAAAATCCAGCAGCGTGAAGAAATCATGCGGTTTCGCAATTATCTGATTGCAGAAGGCCTGATCATGCTGGCTGATCGCAAGGGACCGCGCGCGATCCAGGACAAAATGAATTCGTTCCTTGATCCGGCAATCCATTTCAATATCGACAAGTCTGCCAAATAG
- a CDS encoding HAMP domain-containing methyl-accepting chemotaxis protein → MKLLSAFNAMGIRKRFMWASAFGVTSTVIIALAMMMFAEEKAMDAKLHQLSQNELTSLHALIVNVMAARPDDSDDIGIDVFNNWFESRNLDYPGELWSAWGPTTMAYMKEYGDKDLKTPRDAIDQEAIETGETIGRYTDDGTYRLSMPIVLGVTKGAEREVCFSCHGAMEAEKGDVIAVLSSSLSVAPEQAKTNQILISIVIGGIAIAIATIFGMRLLLSKIVTEPLSKLGSVMTELADGKTDLVIHDLDRKDEIGRMAQSVDVFRTNAIAKKRMEAEQEAASRKREERMQTLEKHIGGFESVIANIVGSVSTSADRMQSTARALVGAADLASKSATTVAAASEEATVNVRTVADAAEHLSHSITQIGDQAHHSTEITAEASREAEASSKTVAGLSEVAGRIGEIVELISDIAGQTNLLALNATIEAARAGEAGKGFAVVAAEVKNLANQTARATSEISEQILAIQEETGKTVQSMDDISDVISRITNITNTISDAVREQADATGEIAQNVEQAAIGTQEVSSNIERVSDTVAETDKAAHQVLKVAEELGQLSTELRSEVDSFLISIRSA, encoded by the coding sequence ATGAAGTTGTTATCGGCTTTCAATGCCATGGGCATTCGCAAACGCTTTATGTGGGCGTCGGCCTTCGGCGTGACGTCAACCGTGATCATCGCACTTGCCATGATGATGTTTGCCGAAGAAAAGGCAATGGATGCCAAGCTTCATCAGCTCAGCCAGAACGAACTGACATCGCTTCACGCGCTGATTGTCAATGTCATGGCCGCCCGCCCCGATGACTCGGATGACATCGGGATCGATGTTTTCAATAACTGGTTTGAAAGCCGCAATCTGGATTACCCCGGCGAGCTGTGGTCTGCCTGGGGGCCAACGACGATGGCCTACATGAAGGAATATGGTGACAAGGACCTCAAAACACCGCGCGATGCCATTGATCAGGAGGCAATTGAAACCGGTGAAACCATCGGTCGCTATACTGACGACGGGACCTATCGCCTGTCTATGCCGATTGTTCTGGGCGTGACCAAGGGTGCCGAGCGAGAGGTTTGTTTTAGCTGCCACGGTGCCATGGAAGCTGAAAAAGGCGACGTGATTGCCGTTCTGTCATCAAGCCTTTCGGTCGCGCCCGAACAGGCAAAAACCAATCAGATCCTGATCAGCATTGTGATTGGCGGTATCGCGATTGCGATTGCCACCATCTTTGGTATGCGGTTGCTACTTTCCAAAATCGTGACCGAGCCACTCAGCAAGCTGGGCTCGGTCATGACAGAGCTTGCCGACGGCAAAACCGATCTCGTCATCCATGATCTGGACCGCAAAGACGAAATTGGTCGCATGGCTCAATCGGTTGATGTGTTCCGGACCAATGCGATTGCCAAAAAACGTATGGAAGCCGAACAGGAAGCTGCGTCACGCAAACGCGAAGAACGCATGCAGACGCTTGAAAAGCATATCGGTGGTTTCGAAAGCGTGATTGCCAATATTGTCGGTTCAGTTTCGACTTCGGCAGATCGCATGCAAAGCACGGCCCGTGCACTCGTGGGGGCCGCCGATCTGGCCAGCAAGAGTGCCACCACAGTTGCCGCCGCATCCGAAGAAGCCACCGTTAATGTCCGCACAGTGGCCGATGCAGCTGAACATCTGTCTCATTCCATCACCCAGATCGGTGACCAAGCACACCATTCAACCGAAATCACCGCCGAGGCATCCCGCGAAGCCGAAGCTTCCAGTAAAACCGTTGCCGGTCTTTCCGAAGTCGCCGGTCGTATTGGCGAGATTGTCGAACTGATCAGCGACATTGCCGGTCAGACCAACCTTTTGGCGCTGAACGCAACCATCGAGGCCGCCCGCGCGGGCGAAGCAGGCAAAGGGTTTGCCGTAGTCGCCGCAGAGGTCAAAAACCTTGCCAACCAGACGGCCCGTGCCACCAGTGAAATTTCCGAACAGATTCTGGCAATTCAGGAAGAAACCGGCAAAACAGTCCAGTCGATGGACGATATTTCCGATGTTATTTCCCGCATTACCAACATCACCAACACGATTTCCGATGCGGTACGAGAACAGGCTGACGCCACGGGGGAAATCGCACAAAATGTCGAACAGGCTGCCATCGGCACACAGGAAGTCAGCAGCAATATCGAACGCGTCAGCGATACGGTTGCGGAAACCGATAAGGCCGCACATCAGGTTCTCAAAGTTGCCGAGGAACTCGGCCAGCTATCAACCGAACTTCGCAGTGAAGTCGATAGTTTCCTGATCAGTATCCGGTCAGCCTGA
- a CDS encoding adenine phosphoribosyltransferase has translation MSIKSLIRTIPDYPKKGIMFRDITTLFADADGLRDVVDGFAAEFQDKKIDVIAGIEARGFIIGPAVAVALGVGFVPIRKRGKLPAETIEVEYELEYGSDVIEMHTDAIKPGQRVLVMDDLIATGGTALAAIDLIEKAGGEVAGCAFIIDLPDIGGAQKIRDRGVDVFHQVEFEGD, from the coding sequence ATGTCGATCAAATCGCTGATCCGTACCATTCCCGATTACCCGAAAAAGGGAATCATGTTTCGCGATATCACAACACTGTTTGCCGATGCAGACGGCTTGCGCGATGTGGTCGACGGTTTTGCCGCCGAATTCCAGGATAAAAAGATCGACGTGATTGCCGGCATCGAGGCGCGCGGCTTTATCATTGGTCCGGCCGTGGCGGTCGCCCTTGGTGTCGGTTTTGTTCCGATCCGCAAACGCGGCAAACTTCCGGCCGAGACCATCGAAGTCGAATATGAACTTGAATATGGCTCGGACGTGATCGAAATGCACACCGATGCAATCAAGCCCGGTCAGCGCGTTCTGGTGATGGATGACCTGATTGCGACGGGTGGTACGGCGCTTGCCGCGATTGATCTGATTGAAAAGGCGGGGGGCGAGGTTGCCGGTTGTGCCTTCATCATCGATCTTCCCGATATCGGCGGGGCGCAAAAAATCCGTGATCGTGGTGTCGATGTCTTCCATCAGGTCGAATTTGAAGGCGATTGA
- a CDS encoding Panacea domain-containing protein: MQNKPVLNSVFEAVFRLIDHALNDNEYLQPQKLHRLLYLAQAYYGANYHGRMLMPAVFVADDIGPIEPNVYAVMEESRPDVRLKSVDPKTQHFIESIWSQFGHHSVEHLSETVRNHPPYLDAYKQAPGTLIPFQVMVDFYASVRKSATTPEAKEVVRPRVMRSHKGKPVATTDWLPRRIK, translated from the coding sequence ATGCAGAACAAGCCGGTCCTCAATTCCGTTTTCGAAGCCGTTTTTCGCCTGATTGATCATGCGCTGAACGATAACGAATATCTGCAACCGCAAAAGCTTCATCGTCTGCTGTATCTTGCACAGGCCTATTACGGTGCGAATTATCATGGTCGGATGTTGATGCCCGCCGTGTTTGTTGCTGACGATATCGGTCCGATTGAACCCAATGTTTATGCAGTGATGGAAGAAAGCCGTCCGGACGTGCGGCTTAAATCGGTTGATCCCAAAACGCAGCATTTCATTGAAAGCATCTGGTCGCAGTTCGGCCATCACTCGGTCGAACATCTCAGCGAAACCGTGCGCAATCATCCACCTTATCTTGATGCCTATAAACAGGCACCGGGGACGTTGATCCCGTTTCAGGTGATGGTCGATTTTTATGCCTCTGTCCGTAAAAGTGCCACTACGCCCGAGGCAAAGGAAGTTGTCCGCCCGCGCGTCATGCGGTCGCACAAGGGTAAGCCGGTCGCGACCACTGACTGGTTGCCCCGCCGTATTAAATAA